A genomic region of Staphylococcus roterodami contains the following coding sequences:
- a CDS encoding cell division protein FtsK produces the protein MAMNEIALFKGVRIQPYFKYIDFIFAGVFAFIFLAYRILMLWQGYIGQQKALDVVEVYQYFKPHFLYIAIGTLVIFIIAKLFAQLVLRFREKDLAEMIETQGFHNRTVIKKTTEYLDIDYKKTEYDYYPTLFYKRRRKTFVIHVKKDGSRFQDDYLELESIIEPMFNCELVEKRHIGRYLRYEFMPLKYKKRIVMEGTEAPETTYYDTKIYITHQILWDFVKAPHALITGVTGGGKTYFLFYMIRELFKRDAEVRLLDPKVSDLSFMKNVIGAEKVADTKGQIFKQLREANEEMEHRFRMMSESEHYQLGSNFRNFDLPPYFVIFDEVTAFTSTLDKKELQEMNDYLINIIMKGRQAGVFMFLTAQRPDADVIKGNVRDQLGLRVSMGNLSADGYRMTFGQTDKAFQPIHESDIGRGYISILGQYNEPILFDAPLMEQYDFVADVKQILNKE, from the coding sequence ATGGCAATGAATGAAATTGCTTTATTTAAAGGTGTACGTATTCAACCTTATTTTAAATATATTGATTTTATTTTTGCGGGTGTGTTCGCATTTATCTTTTTAGCCTATCGAATATTAATGTTATGGCAAGGTTATATTGGTCAACAAAAAGCTTTAGATGTGGTTGAAGTCTATCAGTACTTTAAGCCACATTTTTTATATATTGCGATTGGTACCTTGGTTATTTTTATTATCGCAAAATTATTTGCGCAACTTGTTTTAAGATTTCGTGAAAAAGATTTGGCTGAAATGATTGAAACACAAGGATTTCATAATCGCACAGTGATTAAGAAAACAACAGAGTATTTAGATATTGATTATAAGAAAACAGAATATGATTATTATCCAACATTGTTTTATAAACGTAGACGTAAAACATTTGTGATACATGTAAAAAAAGATGGTTCACGTTTTCAAGACGACTATTTAGAATTAGAATCAATCATTGAACCGATGTTTAATTGTGAGCTTGTTGAGAAGCGTCATATTGGACGTTATTTGAGATATGAGTTTATGCCTCTTAAATATAAAAAACGTATCGTTATGGAAGGTACAGAAGCACCAGAGACAACTTATTATGATACGAAGATTTATATTACACATCAAATCCTTTGGGATTTTGTGAAAGCACCACATGCATTAATTACTGGTGTGACCGGTGGCGGTAAAACGTACTTTTTATTCTATATGATTAGAGAATTATTTAAGCGTGATGCAGAAGTACGATTATTAGACCCGAAAGTATCTGATTTATCATTTATGAAAAATGTGATCGGTGCTGAAAAAGTGGCAGATACGAAAGGTCAAATTTTTAAACAATTGAGAGAAGCCAATGAAGAAATGGAACATCGCTTTAGAATGATGAGTGAAAGCGAACATTATCAATTAGGCAGTAATTTTAGAAACTTTGATTTACCACCCTATTTTGTGATTTTTGATGAAGTGACAGCGTTCACGTCTACTTTAGATAAAAAAGAACTTCAAGAAATGAATGATTATTTAATCAACATCATTATGAAAGGTCGTCAAGCTGGTGTATTTATGTTTTTAACAGCACAACGACCTGATGCAGATGTGATTAAAGGTAATGTTCGTGATCAATTGGGATTACGTGTGTCAATGGGTAATTTGTCAGCTGATGGTTATCGTATGACCTTTGGTCAAACAGATAAAGCATTTCAACCGATTCATGAATCAGATATTGGACGTGGTTATATTTCAATACTTGGACAATATAATGAACCGATTTTATTTGATGCGCCTCTCATGGAACAATATGACTTTGTGGCGGATGTCAAACAAATATTAAATAAGGAGTGA
- a CDS encoding ATP-binding protein: MELKAPYAGIKNNLLLTKSGEVWAYYRIRSESISTANYDKKEASKKRMKYFLESIKGYQDFHFEMYEHDLDLRNKFKEISQDFDDSAFDVANYYAQETIDVLEQELQMITRNSFVMGVKLRELSDDAISIKEILKSTLSDTAERMISNFGFNVSLDEKILSRYEVFERELADSFLSIEGERLTENELAYIVRKPFISNATHDVQEESSRRAVTDVCNVVIDPTNMRVLKVTNENETFYTTTIVVDDFPLDMEFTHIYEKAQNMPFPVECHVKAKIIENDKVKKKFDRAKINHKAQAREKQSAGDNASEDIQDNLFVLEQMEKEVTGSGVFMEWSCSFVIKSDDLKDCKRKAKRLIKRLKETNIYAVNPLADQLQLYYQILHGNPLFINKYWVQRTTATGIAENLFGVSQSLGTKTGFYIGRIDKFIRSVSREEAVASSRDIILFSLLLAAKGISGAVSDSPHVLITGQTGKGKSFLAKLLWIYTSFFKGQMIYWDPKSEFADWFNKITESEDMQRKYPLFVNHLKTFKYVTLDYKKPSNYGCLDPIVFLDGIEANEMLKSVFDEIKSFENEHRVETAIYRAITETVEEREKGQQVGSLDVIKKLQNDEDEHVSQAGDLLFEKTQNNILKLVFSDGSNPALNIQEKATILQVQGLDMPKAGDDPSGYSTGEKNGITLMLLIGKFLQKFGSRRQIQTTLFIDEGWAFSASRQGKKVAKGIKRMGRSENNSLVFITQSVKDKADEDGGNFGCHFAFDEKDEREDILKSLGLEYSKESPENMEMLKDLKKGQCIFSDFYGRVGKMVVHCPFEEMTEAFRTQEDSASSKAEEKFAI, translated from the coding sequence ATGGAATTAAAAGCCCCCTATGCAGGGATTAAGAATAATTTGTTATTAACGAAAAGCGGTGAAGTTTGGGCGTATTATCGTATTCGTTCTGAATCTATTTCAACAGCGAATTACGATAAAAAAGAAGCTTCAAAAAAACGTATGAAATATTTTCTTGAATCGATTAAAGGTTATCAGGATTTTCATTTTGAAATGTATGAGCATGATTTAGATTTACGTAATAAATTTAAAGAAATTAGTCAAGACTTTGATGATTCAGCGTTTGATGTGGCTAATTATTATGCCCAAGAAACGATTGATGTGTTAGAACAAGAATTACAAATGATTACACGTAACTCGTTTGTCATGGGTGTGAAACTTCGAGAATTAAGTGATGATGCGATTTCGATTAAAGAAATCCTTAAGAGTACATTATCAGATACAGCGGAACGAATGATTTCGAATTTTGGTTTTAATGTTTCATTAGATGAAAAAATTTTAAGCCGTTATGAAGTGTTTGAACGAGAACTTGCGGACAGTTTTTTGAGTATTGAGGGTGAACGTTTAACTGAAAATGAACTTGCTTATATCGTGCGTAAGCCATTTATTTCAAATGCGACGCATGATGTACAAGAAGAGTCATCAAGACGTGCCGTTACTGATGTATGTAATGTGGTCATTGACCCTACAAATATGCGTGTATTGAAAGTGACAAATGAAAATGAAACATTTTATACAACAACAATTGTTGTTGATGATTTTCCACTTGATATGGAATTTACGCATATATATGAAAAAGCACAAAATATGCCCTTTCCTGTGGAATGTCACGTGAAAGCAAAAATCATTGAAAATGATAAAGTGAAAAAGAAATTTGATCGTGCAAAAATTAATCATAAAGCACAAGCAAGAGAAAAACAATCAGCTGGTGATAATGCATCTGAAGATATACAAGATAATTTATTTGTATTAGAACAAATGGAAAAAGAAGTGACAGGTTCAGGTGTATTTATGGAATGGTCTTGTTCATTTGTGATTAAGAGTGATGATTTAAAAGATTGTAAGCGTAAAGCGAAACGTTTAATTAAACGTTTGAAAGAAACAAATATTTATGCGGTTAATCCATTAGCTGACCAATTACAACTTTATTATCAAATTTTACATGGAAATCCATTGTTTATTAATAAATATTGGGTGCAACGCACGACAGCAACTGGGATTGCAGAAAATTTATTTGGCGTGTCGCAAAGTTTAGGTACAAAAACTGGTTTTTATATCGGACGTATTGATAAGTTTATACGTTCTGTTTCACGTGAGGAAGCTGTTGCAAGTTCAAGAGATATTATTTTATTTAGTTTATTATTAGCAGCCAAAGGTATATCAGGAGCAGTCAGTGATAGCCCACACGTATTAATCACAGGTCAAACAGGTAAAGGTAAATCATTTTTAGCTAAGTTACTTTGGATATATACATCATTCTTTAAAGGTCAAATGATTTATTGGGACCCGAAAAGTGAATTTGCAGATTGGTTTAATAAAATTACAGAAAGTGAAGACATGCAACGTAAATATCCCCTATTTGTTAATCATTTAAAAACATTTAAGTATGTGACATTGGATTATAAAAAGCCTAGTAATTATGGTTGTTTAGACCCGATTGTTTTTCTTGATGGTATTGAAGCTAATGAAATGTTGAAATCAGTATTTGATGAAATTAAATCCTTTGAAAATGAACATCGTGTTGAAACAGCAATTTATAGGGCTATTACTGAAACAGTTGAGGAACGTGAAAAAGGTCAACAAGTTGGGTCATTAGATGTAATTAAAAAGCTTCAAAATGATGAAGATGAACATGTAAGTCAAGCTGGTGATTTACTTTTTGAAAAAACACAAAATAATATATTAAAACTTGTGTTTAGTGATGGTAGTAATCCGGCTTTGAATATTCAAGAAAAAGCAACGATATTACAAGTTCAAGGTTTAGATATGCCGAAGGCTGGTGATGACCCATCGGGTTATTCAACTGGTGAGAAAAATGGGATTACTTTAATGCTTTTAATCGGTAAATTTTTACAGAAATTTGGTTCACGTAGACAGATACAAACAACACTCTTTATTGATGAAGGTTGGGCATTTAGTGCCTCACGACAAGGTAAAAAAGTAGCTAAAGGTATTAAACGTATGGGTCGATCTGAAAATAATTCGCTAGTTTTTATTACCCAATCTGTTAAAGATAAAGCCGATGAAGACGGCGGTAACTTTGGTTGTCATTTCGCATTTGATGAAAAAGATGAACGAGAGGATATTTTAAAATCGCTTGGTTTAGAATATTCAAAAGAAAGTCCTGAGAATATGGAAATGTTGAAAGACTTGAAGAAAGGTCAATGCATTTTCAGTGATTTCTACGGACGTGTGGGCAAAATGGTCGTACATTGTCCTTTTGAAGAAATGACGGAAGCATTTAGAACACAAGAAGATTCAGCAAGTTCAAAAGCAGAAGAAAAATTTGCGATATAA
- a CDS encoding conjugal transfer protein, producing the protein MNIINKLILSRFSKKGKRFDVPEEERKSLPKYRNHRKKIVIVFYMILVLLTILLIASFIRASKANNESKEAVNKTQEIQKKYEDNAETVQYNPNLKLYADKYIDAYMTIPKDGKAKEERQKALADFYPSDYKTPTENTENVERKLNEKEFFNIKRKDKQTIIQYIVSYDLKITEKKEVKVKKEKDKKDKDKKDEYETKTEEKERTETKKALLNIPIKSENNKYVVIEYPHFSTIPSNQLKKATLVKDSLENEKREDNPKLKAFVEEFFDKYCKSKSDDMAYLMDNPEGLEDTREVSKISDLRIYPKGDDYVVKAEVLMKDKGSPLENLEHYTLDITKKDGKYYVKKLTTTIGG; encoded by the coding sequence CAGAAAAAAGATTGTGATTGTTTTTTATATGATTTTAGTGTTGTTAACCATTTTGTTGATTGCCTCTTTCATTAGAGCTTCTAAAGCGAACAACGAAAGTAAAGAAGCAGTTAATAAAACGCAAGAAATTCAAAAGAAATATGAAGATAACGCTGAAACAGTTCAGTATAATCCTAATTTAAAGTTATATGCTGATAAGTATATTGATGCATATATGACTATTCCTAAAGATGGTAAGGCAAAAGAAGAGCGACAAAAAGCGTTAGCGGATTTTTATCCCTCTGATTATAAGACACCTACAGAAAATACTGAAAATGTTGAGCGTAAGCTGAATGAAAAAGAATTTTTTAATATTAAACGTAAAGATAAACAAACAATCATTCAGTATATTGTAAGTTACGATTTAAAAATTACAGAGAAAAAGGAGGTTAAAGTTAAAAAGGAAAAGGATAAAAAGGACAAAGATAAAAAGGATGAATATGAAACAAAGACAGAAGAAAAAGAACGAACAGAAACTAAGAAAGCATTATTAAACATTCCGATTAAAAGTGAAAATAATAAGTACGTGGTGATTGAATATCCTCATTTTTCTACGATTCCAAGTAATCAACTGAAAAAAGCAACACTTGTTAAAGATAGTTTGGAGAATGAAAAGCGTGAAGATAATCCGAAACTAAAAGCATTTGTTGAAGAGTTTTTTGATAAATATTGTAAAAGTAAATCGGATGATATGGCTTATTTAATGGATAACCCCGAAGGGTTAGAAGATACACGTGAAGTGTCTAAAATCAGTGATTTACGTATTTATCCTAAGGGTGACGATTATGTTGTTAAAGCAGAGGTTTTAATGAAAGATAAAGGGTCACCACTTGAAAACTTAGAACATTACACCTTAGATATTACAAAAAAAGATGGTAAGTATTATGTTAAAAAATTAACAACAACAATTGGAGGTTAA
- a CDS encoding TcpD family membrane protein, with protein sequence MEHLFNLMLVLGDAPSINPLGQWVNKEVGTAIGIIVLVIGCVKWATGKYGHMLALFVIGGLMFLISKGPETVFNSVSGLWKLIFGS encoded by the coding sequence ATGGAACATTTATTTAATTTAATGCTGGTACTAGGTGATGCACCTTCTATTAATCCACTTGGTCAATGGGTTAATAAAGAAGTTGGTACCGCAATTGGTATTATTGTATTGGTGATTGGTTGTGTTAAGTGGGCAACGGGTAAATATGGGCATATGCTTGCATTGTTTGTGATTGGTGGTTTGATGTTCTTGATTTCCAAAGGTCCTGAAACAGTGTTTAATTCAGTATCAGGGCTTTGGAAGTTGATTTTTGGGAGCTGA
- a CDS encoding conjugal transfer protein translates to MDKKAYNLKRTFEQPIVMYEFTGSYRWSKGIRLDWVGTLFVIELILILLYLKAGFNTLTGLIPGLTIIYFTVLPYYMTKQLVKLKQDGKKLIFFLWDFMMYVFNIQMRNVHYAYDEEVKYHDKKIIKLK, encoded by the coding sequence ATGGATAAAAAAGCTTACAATTTGAAACGAACATTTGAACAGCCGATTGTGATGTATGAATTTACAGGAAGTTACCGGTGGTCAAAAGGTATTCGTTTAGACTGGGTCGGTACGTTGTTTGTGATTGAATTGATTTTAATATTATTATATCTTAAGGCTGGATTTAATACATTAACAGGTTTAATACCAGGTTTGACGATTATTTATTTTACAGTACTCCCCTATTATATGACGAAGCAATTAGTAAAATTAAAACAAGATGGTAAGAAACTGATATTCTTTCTTTGGGATTTTATGATGTATGTGTTTAACATTCAAATGCGCAATGTACATTATGCATATGATGAAGAAGTGAAATATCATGACAAGAAAATAATAAAATTGAAATAG